In a genomic window of Amycolatopsis japonica:
- a CDS encoding non-ribosomal peptide synthetase — translation MLNLTGAQLGIWTAQRLEPDSPYYVVGDVIEIVGDKAVDVVALTEAIRATAEEADSLRLRVFETPDGPRQVVSEDVLPLPDVVDLRGEADPVAAAHERVDAERRRVAEACRGMVDRPLFAHLVLRLSDSHVWFTQLGHHLVFDGYTAAMLARRTAARYTASVQGKDVPASTFARFADLVEADRAYRESERFVQDREYWRERFTPLPDLDDAGSASGPPEHTVTARSVLPASDVARLRELGKRAGTTWGDALIACYAAFLHRVLGWTDVVFAMPLMCREGGALRTPAMAVNVLPLRVTVLPGDSAAELTVRVAGALKEMRTHQRYRGEDLPQDLAVPGAGALLHGRGINLKAFDLKLDFAGSHGTMRNVAGGPPEDMGLSVLPTADGGLLLGFEVDARTHDQAAVDAKLTALRCLITALTEPDGPAVAGADLIPAGERDTVLEAWSTPAPESELLGVPELLDRLDPEHAALVFGDERLTAGELVTRVHRLARALRARGVGADDVVALALPRSADLVVALLAVLDAGAAFLPLDLAHPVERLRELAAEAGAVLTVAHDPGIVPGPHLLLGETDLSTLDSSPLGIPRHPEHLAYVIFTSGSTGRPKGVLGRVGGLATLLRHHRATTVAETERAAGRRLRVAHTYSFAFDSALDQLMWLLFGHELHVYGTDVARDADELLAAFARDRIDVVDTTPSMAAPLVDAGLLDGPDAPALLVLGGEATPPALWRRVAESGVRARNMYGPTEATVDGAGSWLDDGEPTIGTAVPGTAVRVLDAALRPAPVGTPGELYLAGPHLARGYLGRPGATAERFVADPFGAPGDRMYRTGDLVRWVPGRGLEYLGRRDGQVKVRGHRVELGEVEAALAAVPGVRAAAAAVRGPRLVGYVVGEVVPDEVRAALAGRVPEHLVPAAVVVLDTLPLTPNGKIDRPALPAPRAAAGRVAATDRERLLCATIAEVIGVDEVAVDDDFFALGGDSITAISVSSRLRAHGLDLRPRDLLARRSFEALAAASAEIGAPAGPPDEPVGVVPAPPIVRALLDPHPDVTTIAGYTQWTAVRLDEDLPPALLTEGVQTLLDHHDVLRLHSEDEMRVRERGAVKASDVVIETTGEPAEVAARLAESLDLRAGVLKVALLPDHLVIVLHHLAVDGVSWRVLLPDLRAACAGEPLDPVGTSWRRHALLLAEQGTSGARRGELDHWRGALDGPRLGHRPLDRGVDTVATARRSVTLATPEQTEAVLTALPVAYRAGPDDVLLAALVLALRSWRAAPVEAETVSLEGHGRDHDGLDLSRTVGWFTAEYPVRVPTGVAAAGELLRAAKEAKRAVPDNGVGFGVLRYLDPLTRDELAAVPPPDVVLNYLGRFAALPGTGWHLPEEDPFAVTEPDAKSLEQVLALNCFVREDGRPRLAVEWTAAGAVLSQESVAALQEAWSLALEAMAAHAARIGPDGGGLTPSDLPLVGLGQADIDALERLGRIEDVLPATPLQTGLSFHTLARGTEDTDVYVVQAVTLLSGALDADRMREAAAEVLRRHPALRVHLHTTDAGEVVQVVPADVTLDWRFAHASPDQVDAECCTELARPFDPATPPLIRFLLLTLGPDEHRLVLTNHHALLDGWSMPLVGRTLLATYAELGGGPAAPVAPPLSEYHRVLGERDPDAAVEAWREALSGLDEGTRLAPASVESTVERPERVTVELGGEFSERLRAFARERGITPTTVFQTAWGVLLARLTGRRDVVFGCPVSGRPADVPGVERMIGQLGSTIPVRVRFDAADTAATVLERVHTESVRLTDHHHAGLPDIQRAAGVGDLFDTMLVMENFPLSSRARTTLAPGLDLVGVDITDATHYPLTVIVLPGDEFTIGLGYQPQAFTRAEAESYGRWLRAVLHEIVADPARPVSRLRALDAEEERAMLRLGEGPEPKRERGGMLEEFGRWVRETPDAEAVVCRDRSLTYAELDRRANRLANTLIDAGVKPQDPVAVLLRRDVDLVVALFGVIKAGAVHVPMDPDYPADRLAYMLGDIRPAAVVSTSDVEGLPVIDPAELSTEDSDPAVPSSADAIAYVIYTSGTTGKPKGVAVPHRGVPSLIALQEDIVGIGTAERYLHFASTSFDVAFWQFMLPLLSGGTSVVAPEEVRVSGDDLLAYAAEHRVTGLNLLPSFLSAMPDDATVDPDVFFVVGAERLDPELARRWGNRRALFNAYGPTEVTINSVTWHYDPADPGPLPIGRPDPEVRAYVLDGGLLPVGTNVTGELYLAGPKLAQGYVGRAALTAERFVADPFGPPGERMYRTGDLVRWRPDGQIVFLGRADHQVKLRGFRIELGEIETALTAHDDVRAAAVIVREDRLVAYVVPVDGAEPDPAALREYLAAELPAYMVPTAFVPLDRLPLGPSGKLDRAALPAPEARSDGGREPATPAEAVLLRVVRELLGSDVGLDDGFLDAGGDSIASLRVVSRARREGLHLTARDVLEGGTVAEIAARCGEPERAEEAPAVGDAPLTSIMRDLLRRAGKAADGFCQWVEICVPSADDVPRWTAVLDAVLARHDVLRAHLVEDALRVPDVGAVTGADVLTTVRVSGDPRAALDAEVEQIVARMDPRTGPLVRAVLADAGDRPGRLLLVAHHLVADAVTWRVLLDDVEQAFHGNTLHRRGQSFLGWARSLRAAAPHREDEMRHWQGVAAAPVSTLGRTRLDPMRDTVATARHHRIDVGEVTTHAVLTALPTAYRTGPDTVLLTALARAVAAWRGTGADLLVAVESHGRPGHTPDFAGTVDLAQTAGWFTAVHPARIAPPSGPVPDALRAVRDHLRAAGDGLGHGILEVDGPRPEVAWNYLGRFPAPPSEETLWQRPPDADPLGSGGGAEMPVPYALTVNAMVPDGGTLGVRFTWPSALFTEDEIVVLGEHFRRELDALAADVPGPGEILPLTPLQEVILRESRAADEDPYRVQAAFTLSGELDVEALRSAADALVRRQPNLGAVFPPSHEVQVIPAEPRVGFRVREVSEVDAALEEELAEPFDLAHGPLWRVTVLRHGAQTLVLTSHHLLSDGWSAPRILGELFALYAGKPLPDPVPPTRYTRLLAAADHSADVRAWRKELDGLPEGVHLPRSGGSADPALFTVDGRLVAELTKLGAARGLTVNTLLQGAWAAVLATHAGRPDVSFGVMTSNRASDVDGVEDIIGLLANSVPVRARFTGTVAEALADLQARQQAMAAHHRMGLAELASLAGRERLFDSLLVFENYPVDPAKLREPAPGLTVTGTRFRERTHHPMSVTVVPGEQGWEGVLYAREADARSLADDLVGYLRKLPSWLDGDAAGFVGER, via the coding sequence ATGCTGAATCTGACCGGTGCCCAGCTGGGGATCTGGACCGCGCAGCGCCTCGAACCCGACTCGCCGTATTACGTCGTCGGCGATGTCATCGAAATCGTCGGCGACAAGGCGGTCGACGTCGTCGCGCTGACCGAAGCGATCCGGGCGACCGCCGAGGAGGCGGACAGCCTGCGGCTGCGGGTTTTCGAGACGCCGGACGGTCCGCGCCAGGTCGTGTCGGAAGACGTGCTGCCGCTGCCGGACGTGGTGGATCTGCGCGGTGAGGCCGATCCGGTCGCCGCCGCGCACGAGCGAGTGGATGCCGAACGCCGCCGGGTCGCCGAAGCGTGCCGCGGGATGGTGGACCGGCCGCTGTTCGCCCATCTCGTGCTGCGGCTGTCCGACTCGCACGTGTGGTTCACCCAGCTCGGGCACCACCTGGTGTTCGACGGCTACACCGCGGCGATGCTCGCCCGCCGGACGGCGGCCCGGTACACCGCTTCGGTGCAGGGCAAGGACGTCCCGGCTTCGACGTTCGCCCGGTTCGCCGATCTCGTCGAGGCCGATCGCGCCTACCGCGAGAGCGAACGGTTCGTCCAGGACCGCGAGTACTGGCGGGAGCGGTTCACGCCGTTGCCGGATCTCGACGACGCGGGCAGCGCGTCAGGCCCGCCCGAGCATACGGTCACCGCCCGGTCGGTCCTGCCGGCTTCGGATGTCGCCCGGCTTCGTGAACTGGGCAAACGTGCCGGGACGACGTGGGGTGACGCGCTGATCGCCTGCTACGCCGCGTTCCTGCACCGCGTGCTCGGCTGGACCGACGTCGTGTTCGCGATGCCGTTGATGTGCCGCGAGGGCGGGGCGCTGCGGACCCCGGCGATGGCGGTGAACGTGCTGCCGCTGCGGGTCACGGTGCTCCCGGGGGACTCGGCGGCCGAGCTGACCGTGCGGGTCGCGGGCGCGCTGAAGGAAATGCGCACGCACCAGCGGTATCGCGGGGAAGACCTGCCGCAGGATCTCGCGGTGCCCGGCGCCGGGGCGCTGCTGCACGGCCGCGGCATCAACCTCAAGGCGTTCGACCTGAAGCTCGACTTCGCGGGCTCGCACGGCACGATGCGCAACGTCGCGGGCGGGCCGCCGGAGGACATGGGACTGTCGGTGCTGCCGACCGCGGACGGCGGGCTGCTGCTCGGGTTCGAGGTCGACGCGCGGACACACGACCAGGCCGCCGTCGACGCCAAGCTGACCGCGTTGCGCTGCCTGATCACCGCGCTGACCGAGCCGGACGGCCCGGCGGTCGCGGGTGCGGACCTGATCCCGGCGGGGGAGCGGGACACGGTGCTGGAGGCGTGGTCGACGCCCGCGCCCGAGAGTGAACTCCTTGGCGTACCTGAACTTCTCGACCGGCTGGATCCCGAACACGCCGCACTGGTCTTCGGTGACGAACGGCTGACCGCGGGCGAACTCGTCACGCGGGTCCACCGCCTCGCCCGGGCGCTGCGGGCTCGCGGCGTCGGAGCGGACGACGTCGTCGCGCTGGCCCTGCCGCGGTCCGCGGATCTCGTCGTCGCCCTGCTGGCGGTGCTCGACGCCGGAGCCGCCTTCCTCCCGCTGGACCTGGCGCATCCCGTCGAACGCCTGCGGGAACTCGCCGCCGAAGCCGGCGCGGTGCTCACGGTGGCCCACGACCCGGGAATCGTGCCAGGGCCTCACCTCCTGCTCGGCGAAACCGATCTGTCCACTCTGGACTCTTCACCGCTGGGGATTCCGCGCCACCCGGAACATCTCGCGTACGTCATCTTCACCTCCGGCTCGACCGGACGGCCCAAGGGTGTCCTCGGCCGGGTCGGCGGACTCGCGACGCTGCTGCGCCACCACCGCGCGACCACGGTCGCCGAGACCGAACGCGCCGCGGGCAGGCGGCTGCGCGTCGCACACACCTACTCGTTCGCCTTCGACTCCGCGCTCGACCAGCTGATGTGGCTGCTGTTCGGGCACGAACTCCACGTCTACGGCACCGACGTCGCGCGGGACGCCGACGAACTGCTGGCCGCGTTCGCCCGCGACCGGATCGACGTCGTCGACACCACGCCCTCGATGGCGGCGCCGCTGGTCGACGCCGGACTGCTCGACGGCCCCGACGCGCCCGCGCTGCTCGTCCTCGGCGGCGAGGCGACTCCGCCCGCGCTGTGGCGACGCGTCGCCGAGTCCGGTGTCCGCGCCCGCAACATGTACGGCCCGACCGAGGCCACTGTGGACGGTGCCGGATCCTGGCTGGACGACGGGGAACCGACCATCGGCACCGCGGTTCCGGGCACGGCGGTCCGGGTGCTCGACGCCGCGTTGCGTCCCGCGCCCGTCGGAACGCCGGGAGAGCTGTACCTGGCGGGACCTCATCTGGCGCGTGGTTATCTCGGACGTCCCGGCGCGACCGCCGAACGATTCGTCGCCGATCCGTTCGGCGCGCCCGGCGACCGGATGTACCGCACCGGGGACCTCGTCCGCTGGGTGCCCGGCCGGGGGCTGGAGTATCTGGGCCGCCGCGACGGCCAGGTGAAGGTGCGGGGTCACCGCGTCGAACTCGGTGAGGTCGAGGCCGCACTCGCTGCGGTTCCCGGAGTGCGTGCGGCCGCTGCGGCGGTGCGCGGGCCCAGGCTCGTCGGTTACGTCGTCGGCGAGGTCGTGCCGGACGAGGTCCGCGCGGCGCTCGCCGGGCGGGTGCCGGAACACCTCGTGCCCGCCGCGGTCGTCGTGCTCGACACGCTTCCGTTGACCCCCAACGGGAAGATCGATCGTCCGGCGCTGCCCGCCCCGCGCGCGGCGGCCGGACGCGTCGCGGCCACCGACCGCGAACGGCTGCTGTGCGCCACCATCGCCGAAGTGATCGGTGTCGACGAGGTCGCCGTCGACGACGACTTCTTCGCGCTGGGCGGCGACAGCATCACCGCGATCAGCGTCAGCAGCAGGCTGCGTGCGCACGGTCTCGACCTGCGTCCGCGTGACCTGCTGGCCCGCCGCAGCTTCGAGGCGCTGGCGGCGGCGAGCGCGGAGATCGGCGCCCCGGCCGGCCCGCCGGACGAGCCGGTCGGCGTGGTGCCCGCGCCGCCGATCGTCCGGGCGCTGCTCGATCCGCATCCAGACGTCACGACGATCGCCGGGTACACCCAGTGGACCGCCGTCCGGCTCGACGAGGACCTTCCACCCGCCCTGCTGACCGAAGGCGTGCAAACGCTGCTGGACCACCACGACGTCCTCCGTCTGCATTCAGAGGACGAAATGCGGGTCCGGGAACGCGGGGCGGTGAAGGCGTCGGACGTGGTCATCGAGACGACCGGCGAACCGGCCGAGGTCGCGGCGCGACTCGCGGAGTCCCTGGACCTCCGGGCCGGGGTGCTCAAGGTGGCGTTGCTGCCGGATCACCTCGTCATCGTGCTGCACCATTTGGCGGTCGACGGTGTCTCGTGGCGGGTTTTGCTGCCGGATCTGCGTGCGGCCTGTGCCGGTGAACCGCTCGACCCGGTCGGGACGTCGTGGCGGCGGCACGCGCTTCTCCTTGCCGAGCAAGGCACTTCCGGTGCCCGGCGGGGCGAACTCGACCATTGGCGTGGCGCGCTCGACGGTCCGCGCCTCGGCCACCGTCCGCTCGACCGCGGTGTCGACACGGTCGCGACCGCGCGGCGATCGGTCACCCTCGCCACCCCGGAGCAGACCGAAGCGGTGCTCACCGCGCTGCCCGTGGCTTATCGCGCCGGACCGGACGACGTCCTGCTCGCCGCGCTCGTGCTGGCTCTGCGGTCTTGGCGCGCTGCCCCGGTCGAGGCCGAGACGGTGTCGCTTGAAGGGCACGGCCGCGACCATGACGGCCTGGACCTTTCGCGCACCGTCGGCTGGTTCACCGCCGAGTATCCCGTGCGCGTTCCCACCGGCGTGGCGGCGGCCGGAGAGCTGCTGCGGGCCGCCAAAGAGGCCAAACGCGCGGTTCCCGACAACGGTGTCGGCTTCGGGGTCCTGCGGTACCTCGACCCGCTCACCCGGGACGAACTCGCCGCCGTCCCGCCGCCGGACGTCGTCCTGAACTACCTCGGCCGGTTCGCGGCCCTGCCCGGTACCGGCTGGCACCTGCCGGAGGAGGACCCGTTCGCGGTCACCGAACCGGACGCCAAGTCGCTGGAACAGGTGCTGGCGCTGAACTGCTTCGTCCGCGAGGACGGCCGTCCGCGACTCGCCGTCGAATGGACCGCGGCCGGTGCCGTCCTGTCCCAGGAAAGCGTTGCCGCGCTTCAAGAAGCGTGGTCACTCGCGCTGGAAGCGATGGCCGCGCACGCCGCTCGGATCGGTCCGGACGGCGGTGGGCTCACCCCGTCGGATCTCCCGCTGGTCGGCCTCGGCCAGGCCGACATCGACGCGCTCGAACGCCTGGGCCGCATCGAGGACGTCCTGCCCGCGACCCCGCTGCAGACCGGGCTTTCGTTCCACACCCTGGCGCGGGGCACCGAGGACACCGACGTCTACGTGGTCCAGGCCGTCACCCTGCTCAGCGGTGCGCTCGACGCGGACCGCATGCGCGAGGCCGCGGCAGAGGTGCTGCGGCGGCATCCAGCGCTGCGTGTCCACCTGCACACCACCGACGCGGGCGAGGTCGTCCAGGTGGTACCCGCCGACGTCACACTGGACTGGCGGTTCGCGCACGCCTCGCCGGACCAGGTCGACGCCGAATGCTGCACCGAACTCGCCCGCCCCTTCGACCCGGCGACCCCGCCGCTGATCCGGTTCCTGCTGCTGACGCTCGGCCCGGACGAGCACCGCCTGGTGCTCACGAATCACCACGCGCTGCTCGACGGCTGGTCGATGCCGCTGGTCGGCCGCACCCTGCTGGCCACCTACGCCGAACTCGGCGGCGGCCCGGCGGCCCCGGTCGCGCCCCCGCTATCGGAGTACCACCGGGTGCTCGGCGAACGCGACCCGGACGCCGCGGTGGAAGCGTGGCGCGAGGCACTGTCCGGATTGGACGAAGGAACGCGGCTCGCCCCGGCGAGCGTCGAGTCCACTGTGGAGCGTCCGGAACGCGTCACCGTGGAACTGGGCGGCGAGTTCAGCGAGCGGCTGCGCGCCTTCGCCCGCGAACGCGGCATCACCCCGACGACGGTGTTCCAGACCGCCTGGGGAGTGCTGCTCGCCAGGCTGACCGGCCGCCGCGACGTGGTCTTCGGCTGCCCGGTCTCCGGCCGCCCGGCCGACGTCCCGGGCGTCGAGCGCATGATCGGTCAGCTGGGCAGCACGATCCCGGTGCGCGTGCGGTTCGACGCCGCCGACACCGCGGCCACCGTGCTGGAACGCGTGCACACCGAAAGCGTCCGGCTCACCGATCACCATCACGCCGGGCTGCCGGACATCCAGCGTGCGGCGGGCGTCGGTGACCTGTTCGACACGATGCTGGTGATGGAGAACTTCCCGCTCTCCAGCCGCGCCCGCACCACGCTGGCACCCGGGCTCGACCTCGTCGGCGTCGACATCACCGACGCGACGCATTACCCGCTCACGGTGATCGTGCTGCCCGGCGACGAGTTCACGATCGGCCTCGGGTACCAGCCGCAGGCGTTCACCCGCGCGGAGGCCGAGTCCTACGGCCGCTGGCTGCGGGCGGTGCTGCACGAGATCGTCGCCGACCCGGCGCGGCCGGTCTCCCGGCTGCGGGCGCTCGACGCCGAGGAAGAACGCGCGATGCTGCGTCTCGGTGAGGGACCGGAACCGAAGCGTGAACGCGGCGGCATGCTGGAGGAGTTCGGCCGCTGGGTCCGGGAGACGCCGGACGCCGAAGCCGTCGTGTGCCGCGACCGGAGCCTGACCTACGCCGAACTGGACCGCCGCGCCAACCGGCTCGCGAACACCCTGATCGACGCCGGGGTGAAACCGCAGGACCCGGTCGCGGTCCTGTTGCGCCGCGACGTCGATCTCGTGGTCGCGCTGTTCGGCGTGATCAAGGCCGGTGCGGTGCACGTGCCGATGGACCCGGACTACCCAGCCGACCGGCTGGCCTACATGCTGGGCGACATCCGGCCCGCCGCCGTCGTGTCCACTTCGGACGTCGAAGGTCTTCCGGTGATCGACCCGGCCGAACTGTCCACTGAGGACTCGGATCCGGCCGTGCCCTCGAGTGCGGACGCGATCGCCTACGTCATTTACACCTCGGGCACCACCGGCAAACCCAAGGGTGTGGCGGTGCCGCATCGCGGTGTGCCGAGCCTGATCGCGTTGCAGGAGGACATCGTCGGGATCGGGACCGCCGAGCGGTACCTGCATTTCGCCTCGACGAGTTTCGACGTCGCGTTCTGGCAGTTCATGCTGCCGTTGCTGTCCGGCGGCACGTCGGTGGTCGCGCCGGAGGAGGTGCGGGTCTCCGGCGACGACCTCCTTGCGTACGCCGCCGAACATCGCGTCACCGGGCTCAACCTGTTGCCGTCGTTCCTGTCGGCGATGCCCGACGACGCGACCGTCGACCCGGACGTGTTCTTCGTCGTCGGCGCCGAGCGGCTCGACCCGGAACTGGCGCGGCGCTGGGGAAACCGGCGGGCGCTGTTCAACGCCTACGGGCCGACCGAGGTCACCATCAACTCGGTCACCTGGCACTACGACCCGGCCGACCCCGGCCCGTTGCCGATCGGCCGTCCGGACCCGGAGGTCCGCGCGTACGTGCTGGACGGTGGTCTGCTCCCGGTCGGCACGAACGTCACCGGCGAGTTGTACCTGGCGGGGCCGAAGCTCGCGCAGGGCTACGTCGGCCGGGCGGCGCTGACCGCGGAACGGTTCGTCGCCGATCCGTTCGGGCCGCCGGGGGAGCGGATGTACCGCACGGGCGATCTGGTCCGCTGGCGCCCGGACGGGCAGATCGTGTTCCTCGGCCGCGCCGACCACCAGGTCAAACTGCGCGGGTTCCGGATCGAACTCGGCGAGATCGAGACCGCGCTGACCGCGCACGACGACGTGCGGGCGGCCGCGGTGATCGTCCGCGAGGACCGGCTGGTCGCCTACGTCGTCCCCGTGGACGGCGCCGAACCCGATCCCGCCGCACTGCGCGAATACCTCGCCGCCGAACTGCCCGCGTACATGGTGCCGACCGCGTTCGTACCGCTGGACCGGCTCCCGCTCGGCCCGAGCGGCAAACTGGACCGGGCCGCGCTGCCCGCGCCGGAAGCCCGCTCCGACGGCGGCCGGGAACCCGCGACCCCGGCGGAAGCCGTGCTGCTGCGGGTGGTCCGCGAGCTGCTCGGCTCCGACGTCGGCCTCGACGACGGATTCCTCGACGCGGGCGGCGACAGTATCGCCTCGCTGCGGGTGGTCTCCCGCGCCCGCCGTGAAGGGCTGCACCTGACCGCGCGCGACGTCCTCGAAGGCGGCACGGTCGCCGAGATCGCCGCACGCTGCGGAGAACCCGAACGGGCCGAGGAAGCCCCCGCGGTCGGTGACGCCCCGCTCACGTCGATCATGCGGGATCTGCTGCGGCGCGCGGGAAAGGCGGCCGACGGGTTCTGCCAGTGGGTCGAGATCTGCGTGCCTTCGGCGGACGACGTCCCTCGCTGGACCGCGGTGCTCGACGCCGTTCTCGCCCGCCACGACGTCCTGCGCGCACATCTGGTCGAGGACGCGCTGCGCGTCCCGGACGTCGGGGCCGTGACCGGTGCCGACGTGCTCACCACCGTCCGCGTCTCCGGCGATCCTCGCGCGGCGCTGGACGCGGAGGTCGAGCAGATCGTCGCACGGATGGACCCGCGCACCGGACCACTGGTGCGGGCGGTGCTGGCGGACGCAGGGGACCGGCCCGGACGGTTGCTGCTGGTGGCGCACCACCTGGTCGCCGACGCGGTGACCTGGCGCGTCCTGCTCGACGACGTCGAACAGGCCTTCCACGGCAACACCCTGCACCGGCGCGGCCAGTCGTTCCTGGGCTGGGCGCGGTCGCTGCGAGCGGCCGCGCCGCATCGAGAGGACGAAATGCGGCATTGGCAGGGGGTCGCCGCCGCGCCGGTGAGCACGCTCGGCCGGACCAGACTCGATCCGATGCGGGATACCGTGGCGACCGCGCGGCATCACCGGATCGACGTCGGCGAGGTGACGACCCACGCCGTACTCACCGCGCTGCCGACGGCCTATCGCACCGGACCGGACACTGTGCTGCTGACGGCGCTCGCCCGCGCCGTCGCAGCCTGGCGGGGGACCGGCGCCGATCTGCTCGTCGCCGTCGAAAGCCACGGACGTCCGGGACACACCCCGGATTTCGCGGGCACGGTCGACCTGGCGCAGACCGCCGGCTGGTTCACCGCCGTGCATCCGGCGCGGATCGCACCGCCGTCCGGACCGGTGCCGGACGCGCTGCGCGCGGTGCGTGATCACCTGCGCGCGGCGGGGGACGGGCTCGGGCACGGGATTCTCGAGGTCGACGGCCCGCGTCCCGAGGTGGCCTGGAACTACCTCGGCCGCTTCCCCGCGCCGCCGAGCGAGGAGACCTTGTGGCAGCGCCCGCCGGACGCGGATCCGCTCGGTTCGGGTGGCGGCGCGGAGATGCCGGTGCCGTACGCGCTGACGGTGAACGCGATGGTCCCCGACGGCGGCACGCTCGGCGTCCGCTTCACCTGGCCGTCCGCGCTGTTCACCGAAGACGAGATCGTCGTGCTGGGCGAGCACTTCCGGCGTGAGCTGGACGCTCTCGCCGCCGACGTGCCGGGGCCCGGCGAGATCCTGCCGCTGACTCCGTTGCAGGAGGTGATCCTGCGCGAATCCCGGGCGGCGGACGAAGATCCGTATCGAGTGCAGGCGGCGTTCACACTGTCCGGCGAACTGGACGTCGAGGCGCTGCGGTCGGCGGCGGACGCGCTGGTGCGACGGCAGCCGAACCTGGGCGCGGTGTTCCCGCCGTCGCACGAGGTCCAGGTGATCCCCGCCGAGCCGCGGGTCGGTTTCCGTGTGCGTGAAGTGTCCGAAGTGGACGCTGCGTTGGAGGAGGAGCTCGCGGAACCGTTCGACCTGGCGCACGGTCCGCTGTGGCGGGTCACCGTCCTGAGGCACGGCGCTCAGACGCTCGTGCTGACCAGCCACCATTTGCTGTCCGACGGCTGGTCCGCGCCGCGCATCCTCGGCGAACTGTTCGCGTTGTACGCGGGGAAGCCGTTGCCGGATCCGGTGCCACCGACGCGGTACACGCGCCTGCTCGCCGCGGCCGATCACTCGGCCGACGTCCGGGCCTGGCGTAAGGAGCTCGACGGCCTGCCGGAAGGCGTCCACCTGCCGCGTTCCGGTGGTTCCGCCGATCCTGCCCTGTTCACTGTGGACGGTCGGCTGGTCGCGGAACTGACCAAGCTGGGTGCGGCACGGGGGCTCACCGTCAACACCCTGCTGCAGGGTGCGTGGGCGGCCGTGCTCGCGACCCATGCCGGACGTCCCGACGTCAGTTTCGGGGTGATGACCTCGAACCGGGCGTCCGATGTGGACGGTGTCGAAGACATCATCGGCCTGCTGGCGAACAGTGTCCCGGTCCGGGCCCGGTTCACCGGAACCGTCGCCGAGGCACTCGCCGATCTGCAGGCACGGCAGCAGGCGATGGCCGCGCACCACCGGATGGGACTGGCGGAACTCGCGTCACTGGCCGGGCGCGAGCGGCTGTTCGACAGCCTGCTCGTCTTCGAGAACTACCCGGTCGACCCGGCCAAGCTACGCGAACCCGCGCCCGGCCTGACCGTCACCGGGACGAGGTTCCGCGAACGCACGCATCACCCGATGAGCGTCACGGTCGTTCCCGGCGAGCAAGGCTGGGAGGGTGTTCTGTACGCGAGGGAGGCCGACGCCCGGTCGCTCGCCGACGACCTGGTCGGGTATCTCCGGAAGCTGCCGTCCTGGCTCGACGGCGACGCCGCCGGGTTCGTGGGGGAGCGGTGA
- a CDS encoding ABC transporter ATP-binding protein, whose translation MSARLTARDLTLRYGDRVVSTRLSLDVPDRAFTAVVGPNACGKSTLLRAFVRLLRPSDGEVLLDGKNVGSFPGKGLARELGFLPQDPVAPEDVRVRQLIARGRFPHQSLFATWSEEDERAVLDAMTAAGVAGLADRPVQELSGGQRQRVWVALVLAQKTPYLLLDEPTSFLDIAHQYQLLSLLARLRDEGRTVIAVLHDINQACRYADHLVALRDGRIVAEGAPSDIVDAELMKEVFDLPSVVVPDPVTGTPMVVPSC comes from the coding sequence ATGAGTGCCCGCTTGACCGCTCGGGACCTGACCCTGCGCTACGGCGACCGGGTCGTGTCGACCCGGCTGAGCCTCGACGTGCCCGACCGCGCGTTCACCGCCGTTGTCGGACCGAACGCGTGCGGCAAGTCCACCCTGCTGCGCGCGTTCGTCCGGCTGCTGCGCCCGTCGGACGGCGAGGTCCTTCTCGACGGCAAGAACGTGGGTTCCTTTCCCGGCAAGGGTTTGGCGCGGGAGCTCGGGTTCCTGCCGCAGGATCCGGTCGCGCCGGAGGACGTCCGCGTCCGCCAGCTGATCGCGCGTGGCCGGTTCCCGCATCAGTCGCTGTTCGCCACCTGGTCCGAAGAGGACGAACGCGCGGTGCTCGACGCGATGACCGCGGCCGGGGTGGCGGGACTGGCCGACCGGCCGGTGCAGGAGCTCTCGGGCGGGCAGCGTCAACGCGTGTGGGTGGCGCTGGTGCTGGCGCAGAAGACGCCGTACCTGTTGCTCGACGAACCGACGTCCTTTTTGGACATCGCGCACCAATACCAGTTGCTGAGCCTGCTGGCACGCCTGCGCGACGAGGGCCGCACGGTGATCGCCGTCCTGCACGACATCAACCAGGCCTGCCGGTACGCCGATCACCTCGTCGCCCTGCGGGACGGCCGGATCGTCGCCGAGGGCGCGCCGTCCGACATCGTCGACGCGGAGCTGATGAAGGAGGTCTTCGATCTCCCCAGCGTCGTCGTGCCCGACCCGGTGACCGGAACCCCGATGGTGGTGCCTTCATGCTGA